In Actinomycetota bacterium, the DNA window ACGGTCCGGGGTGCCATCCTGAGCGACCAGTCGGTCACCAACGCGCGGATGTCACCGGGCGTCAACGATCCAATCTTTCGCTGCCCCAGTGCGGGCAGTACATGCACCCGAAGAGCACTCTCGTCGCGTGCGAGGGTGGATTGCCGCTTGGCCGGGTTGCTCTGCAACCACTCCATGGAGAGCTCGGCCAACGTGACGTTCGCACCTCGCGGATCGACCCAAGCTCCCCTCGCCTTCGCCGTACGCTGAGCGGCCTCGTACTCAACGGCCTCTCACTTGGTCCGTAACGTTCGTGACACCTCGCGTCCGTCAGGGCCGCGCAAGCGCACCTCATAGACCTTGCCTTTTCGGGTGCTGCGTTGATGGATACTCATAGCGCCTCCTTGTGACGTCCCGTCAGGAAACATACAACCCATCTCTGACAGCACGACCCCCAACGATGTCGATGCTGGCTACTCGGGCGAGACAAAAGGAGGTCCACGGATCGAACCTACCCAGCCCGCGAGGTTTCATGCTGCTCTTGCAGTCGATCTACGAACTCAGCCAACGCGCGAGCAGGGACGCGCCTGCTCGTGTCGATCCGGACGGATGCCAACCGACCGTCGCCGATCAACTCGTACACTTTCGAGCGGCCGATCGACAGCACCGT includes these proteins:
- a CDS encoding helix-turn-helix domain-containing protein, whose product is MDKLLLTPEEAATVLSIGRSKVYELIGDGRLASVRIDTSRRVPARALAEFVDRLQEQHETSRAG